The sequence CCTGGGCTGCCACGGTACCGGCCAGGATGCCGAGTTGGCGTTCCTTCTCGACGGTCTGTCTGCGCGCCTCCTCGGCCTGGTCGGAGCTGCTCTCCAGCTCCTTGCGCTGATCCTCCAGTCGCTGCTTCTCGTCCTCCAGGCGCTTGGTCCGCCCGTCGAGCTCGTCGAGGATCCGTACGAGGTCCTCCTGGCGGGCCCCGCGCAGGGCACTGGAGTCGCTGTTGGACCGGACCTGGATCGCCAGACCGAGGCCGAGGACGAACAGGAGCAGCGCGACGATCAGTTGGGCCCGGCTCACCCGCGGGGGCCACAGCCCGGCCGCGAGCCGCTGCCGACCGGTCTCCTCGGGCTGCGCCGGCGCCTCCTCGGAAGGCGCCGGGGGCTCCGGCGCCCGCGGGGGCTGCACAGGCTCCGAGGACCGCGGCTGCTGCGGGGACTGCGGCAGCTGCGCCGGCTCAGGAGACTTCTGGGGCTCAGGAGACTTCTGGGGTTCGGGGGACTTCGGGGGCTCCGGCGGCCGGCCCGTGCCCTCCGGCTCCTCGGGGTTGTCGTTCGTACTCATCGGCCTCACGCCCGGAACACGTGCCGGCGGATGGCCGCGGCGTTGGAGAAGATGCGGATGCCGAGGACGACGACCACGCCCGTGGACAGCTGCGAACCGACCCCGAGCTTGTCACCGAGGAAGACGATCAGCGCGGCCACGACGACGTTCGACAGGAACGACACCACGAAGACCTTGTCCACGAAGATGCCGTCCAGCATCGCGCGGAGGCCGCCGAACACCGCGTCCAGCGCCGCCACGACGGCGATCGGCAGATATGGCTCCACCAC comes from Streptomyces virginiae and encodes:
- a CDS encoding small basic family protein, with the translated sequence MIAVLGLLAGVVAGLLVRPEVPAVVEPYLPIAVVAALDAVFGGLRAMLDGIFVDKVFVVSFLSNVVVAALIVFLGDKLGVGSQLSTGVVVVLGIRIFSNAAAIRRHVFRA
- a CDS encoding DUF881 domain-containing protein, which gives rise to MSTNDNPEEPEGTGRPPEPPKSPEPQKSPEPQKSPEPAQLPQSPQQPRSSEPVQPPRAPEPPAPSEEAPAQPEETGRQRLAAGLWPPRVSRAQLIVALLLFVLGLGLAIQVRSNSDSSALRGARQEDLVRILDELDGRTKRLEDEKQRLEDQRKELESSSDQAEEARRQTVEKERQLGILAGTVAAQGPGITLKITDPTGQVQSDQLLDTLQELRAAGAEAIQINGVRIVASSYFSDEDGGVAIDGKKITQPYEFKVIGKPQDLEPALNIPGGVVQTLEKEQATVAVTRSAKIVVDALRAAKQPDYARSSSS